Proteins from a genomic interval of Chloroflexota bacterium:
- a CDS encoding type I restriction endonuclease subunit R, whose product MTTVNENTVEQAALSWLRELGWEVAHGPEIASDGPSPERDDYRDVVLGRRLRGALARLNPGLPPDALDDAYRKLTRLEGASLEARNRAFHRMLTAGVTVEFLAEGRVQGAQATVIDADKPFANDLLAVNQFTVTENRHTRRPDIVLFVNGLPLAVMELKNPLDEDATIWAAWQQLQTYKAELPSLFSMNELLVVSDGTTARIGSLTAGREWFKPWRTVSGESLAEGAVSELEVMVQGVFSPDRLLPLVHDFIVFEDDGGPLVKKVAGYHQFHAVRAAVDETLRAAALQREGAAVAEGDGEGRYESGRKPGGEDGDHRIGVVWHTQGSGKSLTMAFYAGAIAREPAMRNPTVVVLTDRNDLDDQLFTTFSRCQDLLRQTPSQAESRADLRTKLSVAAGGVVFTTIQKFFPEERGDTYPMLSDRSNIVVIADEAHRSQYDFIDGFARHMRDALPNASFVGFTGTPIELQDANTRAVFGDYISIYDIRRSVQDGATVPIYYESRLAKLALDEKQRPRIDPDFEDATEGEEVERRERLKTKWAQLEAVVGAAPRVRQIAEDLIAHLEQRLEAMHGKAMVVCMSRRICIDLYRELVRLRPEWHDLDDARGAAKVVMTGSATDRTDWQPHIRNKPRREALAKRFRDPEDPFRIVLVRDMWLTGFDAPCLHTMYLDKPMRGHGLFQAITRVNRVFGDKPGGLVVDYLGLAQDIREATHTYTESGGEGKATVDQGEAVAVMLEKYEVCCAIFHGFDWSGWATGTGQQRLAMLPPAQEHVLGREDGKDRFTTAVRELSQAFALASTHDEARRIRDDVAFFQAVRTALTKRAEALAKPEDELELAVRQIISRAVASEGVVDIFAAAGLDKPDISVLSEEFLAEVQGMPHRNLAVELLQKLLRGEVAARRRQNVVQARSFAEMLEQSLRRYQNRAIEAAQVIEELIQLAREMREANARGERLGLSEDELAFYDALETNDSAVQVLGDDTLRDIARELVDTVRRNVTIDWTVRETVRAQLRVLVRRILRRHGYPPDKQEKATQTVLEQAEVLSEAWAAAG is encoded by the coding sequence ATGACCACCGTCAACGAAAACACCGTGGAGCAGGCCGCGCTCTCGTGGCTGCGGGAGCTGGGGTGGGAGGTGGCCCACGGGCCGGAAATCGCGTCCGACGGACCATCGCCGGAGCGTGACGACTATAGGGATGTCGTCTTGGGGCGCCGCCTGCGTGGTGCCCTTGCGCGGCTGAACCCCGGCCTGCCCCCAGACGCGCTGGACGACGCCTACCGCAAGCTCACCCGGCTGGAGGGTGCGTCACTGGAGGCCCGCAACCGCGCCTTCCATCGCATGCTCACAGCCGGCGTCACTGTGGAGTTCCTCGCGGAGGGCCGCGTACAGGGCGCGCAGGCCACCGTCATCGACGCCGACAAACCCTTCGCCAACGACCTCCTCGCCGTCAACCAGTTCACCGTCACGGAGAACCGCCACACGCGCCGCCCGGACATCGTCCTCTTCGTCAACGGCCTGCCCCTGGCCGTCATGGAGCTCAAGAACCCCCTGGACGAGGACGCCACCATCTGGGCGGCCTGGCAGCAACTCCAGACCTACAAGGCCGAGCTGCCCTCCCTCTTCTCGATGAACGAGCTGCTGGTGGTCTCCGACGGCACGACGGCGCGCATCGGGTCGCTGACCGCCGGGCGTGAGTGGTTCAAGCCGTGGCGGACCGTCTCCGGCGAGAGTCTGGCCGAGGGCGCCGTCTCGGAGCTGGAGGTGATGGTGCAGGGCGTCTTCTCGCCGGACCGCCTGCTGCCGTTGGTGCACGATTTCATCGTGTTTGAGGACGACGGCGGGCCGCTGGTCAAGAAGGTGGCCGGGTACCACCAATTCCACGCCGTCCGCGCCGCCGTCGACGAGACGCTGCGAGCTGCCGCGCTCCAGCGCGAGGGCGCCGCCGTCGCCGAGGGTGACGGAGAAGGCCGCTACGAGTCGGGCCGCAAGCCCGGCGGAGAGGACGGCGACCATCGCATCGGCGTTGTGTGGCACACGCAGGGCTCGGGCAAGAGCCTGACAATGGCCTTCTACGCTGGCGCAATCGCCCGGGAGCCCGCCATGCGCAACCCCACCGTCGTCGTCCTCACGGACCGCAATGACCTGGACGACCAGCTCTTCACCACTTTTTCCCGCTGCCAGGACCTGCTGCGTCAAACGCCCTCGCAGGCGGAGAGCCGCGCGGACTTGAGGACCAAGCTCTCCGTTGCCGCTGGCGGCGTGGTCTTCACCACCATCCAGAAGTTCTTCCCGGAGGAGCGCGGCGACACCTACCCGATGCTCTCTGACCGCAGCAACATCGTTGTCATTGCCGACGAGGCTCACCGCAGCCAGTACGACTTCATCGACGGCTTCGCGCGGCACATGAGGGACGCCTTGCCCAACGCCTCCTTCGTGGGCTTCACCGGCACCCCCATCGAGCTGCAGGACGCCAACACCCGCGCCGTCTTCGGCGACTACATCAGCATCTACGACATCCGGCGCTCGGTGCAGGATGGCGCGACGGTGCCCATCTACTACGAGAGCCGCCTCGCCAAGCTCGCCCTCGACGAGAAGCAGCGGCCGCGCATCGACCCAGACTTTGAGGACGCCACCGAGGGTGAAGAGGTCGAACGCCGGGAGCGGCTCAAGACCAAATGGGCACAGCTGGAGGCGGTCGTCGGCGCGGCGCCGCGGGTACGGCAGATCGCCGAGGACCTCATCGCCCACCTCGAGCAGCGGCTGGAGGCCATGCACGGCAAGGCGATGGTGGTGTGCATGAGCCGCCGCATCTGCATCGACCTCTACCGGGAGTTGGTGCGCCTCCGCCCGGAGTGGCACGACCTTGACGACGCTAGGGGTGCCGCCAAGGTGGTGATGACCGGCTCGGCCACAGATCGAACGGATTGGCAACCGCATATCCGCAACAAGCCGCGCCGGGAGGCCCTTGCCAAGCGCTTCCGTGACCCGGAAGACCCTTTTCGGATCGTGCTAGTGCGGGACATGTGGCTCACCGGATTCGACGCGCCGTGCTTGCACACCATGTACCTCGACAAGCCCATGCGCGGCCACGGGCTCTTCCAGGCCATCACCCGCGTCAATCGCGTCTTCGGCGACAAGCCCGGAGGCCTCGTGGTGGACTACCTCGGACTGGCGCAGGACATCCGCGAGGCTACCCACACCTACACGGAGAGCGGCGGCGAAGGCAAGGCGACCGTCGATCAGGGCGAGGCCGTCGCCGTCATGCTGGAGAAGTACGAAGTCTGCTGCGCCATATTCCACGGCTTCGACTGGTCGGGGTGGGCAACGGGTACGGGCCAGCAACGTCTCGCCATGCTTCCCCCTGCCCAAGAGCACGTGCTGGGGCGGGAAGACGGCAAGGACCGCTTCACAACGGCAGTGCGGGAGCTGTCGCAGGCCTTTGCGCTGGCGTCAACGCACGACGAGGCCCGGCGCATCCGTGACGATGTCGCCTTCTTCCAGGCAGTGCGTACCGCCCTCACCAAGCGCGCAGAAGCTCTGGCAAAGCCCGAAGACGAATTGGAACTGGCAGTGCGACAGATCATCTCGCGTGCCGTGGCGTCTGAGGGCGTAGTGGACATCTTCGCAGCGGCGGGGCTGGACAAGCCCGACATTTCAGTTCTCTCAGAGGAATTCCTCGCCGAGGTTCAGGGCATGCCCCATCGCAACCTGGCGGTGGAGTTGCTACAAAAGCTCCTTCGAGGCGAGGTGGCCGCTCGCCGACGCCAGAACGTCGTGCAGGCCCGCTCCTTCGCTGAAATGCTGGAGCAGTCGCTTCGACGCTACCAGAACCGCGCGATCGAAGCGGCGCAGGTAATCGAGGAACTCATCCAACTAGCACGCGAAATGCGAGAGGCCAACGCTCGCGGTGAGCGACTTGGCCTCTCGGAAGACGAACTTGCCTTCTACGACGCCCTGGAGACCAATGACAGCGCTGTCCAGGTCCTCGGCGACGACACCCTCCGTGACATCGCTCGGGAACTCGTCGACACCGTGCGCCGCAACGTCACCATCGACTGGACGGTGCGCGAGACCGTGCGGGCCCAACTGCGGGTCCTCGTCCGCCGCATCCTTCGCAGGCACGGTTACCCGCCTGACAAGCAGGAGAAGGCAACGCAGACGGTGCTGGAGCAAGCGGAAGTGCTGTCGGAGGCGTGGGCAGCGGCAGGCTGA
- a CDS encoding TIR domain-containing protein codes for MTTVEWAVVMATKSVFISFDYDNDKDLPGNLVAQAVRPDSPFSITDWSVRAPIDENWRREVRDRIRRVDLVIVICGEHTHDAAGVAGEVTITQEENKPYFLLKGRRRKTCTKPRNALWSDEMHRGTRENLKRIMESV; via the coding sequence ATGACGACCGTAGAGTGGGCGGTGGTGATGGCTACCAAGAGCGTATTCATCAGCTTTGACTACGATAATGACAAAGACCTTCCGGGAAATCTTGTGGCCCAAGCCGTGAGGCCTGACTCGCCGTTCAGCATCACGGACTGGTCGGTGAGAGCTCCGATAGATGAGAACTGGAGGAGGGAGGTGCGCGACCGCATTCGCAGGGTTGACCTTGTTATAGTTATCTGTGGAGAACACACACATGATGCAGCAGGCGTAGCAGGGGAAGTCACCATTACGCAGGAGGAGAACAAGCCGTACTTCCTGCTAAAGGGGCGCAGGAGAAAAACCTGCACAAAACCCAGGAACGCACTATGGAGCGACGAGATGCACAGAGGGACTCGGGAGAATTTGAAGAGAATCATGGAGAGCGTGTGA
- a CDS encoding restriction endonuclease subunit S produces the protein MDGWSKARFSDAVVIDPSVSLQRGDEYPFVDMAAVIYGSRSAYASEAREFKGGGSRFTDGDTLMARITPCLENGKIARYRANGAPTEAHGSTEFIVIRGRSGVTDNDFAYYLTQWDEVRSYAIGQMTGTSGRQRVPVDSLNHLTIPLPPLPEQRAIAHVLGSLDDKIELNRRMSETLEAMARALFRSWFVDFEPVRAKMEGRWRPGESLLGLPAEHFHLFPDTFVPSPLGDIPEGWEVRSLGEVVVIHDNKRIPLNSRQRAERQGPYPYYGAAGIMDHVDGYLFDDVYVLIGEDGSVVDKEGYPVVQYVWGQFWVNNHAHVLHAKHGVGLEQLYLFLKQTNVVPFVTGAVQPKLSQTNLCAIPFLLPTEEVCSAFADTAARLFQQVRIKADESRTLAAKRDELLPQLLAGKVRV, from the coding sequence TTGGACGGGTGGAGCAAGGCACGCTTCAGCGATGCGGTAGTGATTGATCCTTCAGTCTCTCTCCAGCGAGGAGATGAGTATCCATTTGTAGACATGGCCGCCGTGATCTATGGCTCTCGAAGTGCCTATGCATCTGAGGCAAGAGAGTTCAAGGGAGGCGGTTCGCGCTTCACAGACGGCGATACACTCATGGCTCGGATTACTCCCTGCCTTGAGAACGGCAAAATCGCTCGTTACCGGGCCAATGGGGCGCCAACAGAAGCCCACGGCTCAACAGAGTTCATTGTCATTCGGGGTCGTTCAGGCGTCACAGACAATGATTTCGCATACTACTTGACGCAATGGGATGAAGTTCGGAGCTATGCCATCGGGCAAATGACCGGCACCTCGGGGCGACAGCGTGTACCTGTAGATTCACTGAACCATCTCACCATCCCCCTTCCACCCCTACCAGAGCAGCGGGCCATCGCGCACGTGCTGGGCTCGCTGGACGACAAGATCGAGCTGAACCGCCGCATGTCCGAGACTCTGGAGGCGATGGCCCGCGCCCTCTTCCGCTCCTGGTTCGTCGACTTCGAGCCGGTCCGCGCGAAGATGGAGGGCCGCTGGCGCCCCGGCGAGTCGCTCCTAGGTCTCCCGGCGGAGCACTTCCACCTTTTCCCGGACACCTTCGTCCCCTCCCCCCTCGGCGACATCCCGGAGGGGTGGGAGGTGCGGAGCTTGGGGGAGGTGGTGGTTATTCACGATAACAAGCGAATTCCCTTGAACAGTCGTCAGCGTGCTGAGCGTCAGGGGCCTTATCCTTACTACGGCGCAGCCGGTATCATGGATCACGTTGACGGCTACCTGTTTGATGATGTCTATGTGCTGATCGGAGAAGATGGTTCAGTGGTCGATAAGGAGGGTTATCCAGTAGTGCAATATGTCTGGGGGCAGTTTTGGGTCAACAACCATGCGCATGTACTTCATGCGAAGCACGGTGTTGGTTTGGAGCAGCTTTATCTGTTCCTGAAACAAACCAACGTTGTGCCTTTCGTGACGGGAGCAGTCCAACCGAAGCTAAGTCAGACGAATCTCTGTGCCATCCCCTTTTTGCTTCCGACAGAGGAAGTGTGCTCAGCCTTTGCAGATACAGCAGCGCGACTATTTCAACAGGTACGCATCAAGGCTGATGAATCGCGCACATTGGCCGCCAAGCGTGACGAGCTACTGCCGCAGTTGTTGGCGGGAAAGGTGCGGGTGTGA
- a CDS encoding type II toxin-antitoxin system PemK/MazF family toxin yields the protein MVVFPRRYAVYIADLNPAVGSEIRKVRPVVVVSRDEMNRHLDTVVICPLTSSLHPRWRGRLQVQCAGQEAEIAVDQIRTISKQRLGRRIDRLSAADAASLRRIIGEMYAE from the coding sequence ATGGTCGTCTTCCCGCGGCGCTATGCAGTCTACATCGCGGACCTCAACCCGGCCGTGGGCAGCGAGATCCGCAAGGTCAGGCCCGTTGTCGTCGTAAGCCGGGATGAGATGAACCGGCACCTGGACACGGTGGTGATATGTCCGCTCACGTCCAGCCTGCACCCGCGCTGGCGGGGCCGCCTCCAGGTGCAATGTGCAGGGCAGGAAGCGGAGATCGCCGTCGACCAGATTCGCACCATCAGCAAGCAGCGTCTCGGACGCCGAATCGACCGCCTCTCCGCCGCCGACGCTGCGAGCCTGCGCCGCATCATAGGCGAGATGTACGCCGAGTAG
- a CDS encoding AbrB/MazE/SpoVT family DNA-binding domain-containing protein, which yields MSQPPHIREVKLISVGNSKGIRLAKELLDKYGWDDRLILEEREESVVLRGEKTQNLSWEETFRAMAAEREDWSDFDTTVADGLD from the coding sequence ATGAGCCAACCGCCGCACATCAGGGAAGTCAAGCTGATCTCCGTCGGCAACTCCAAGGGCATCCGCCTTGCCAAGGAGCTGTTGGATAAGTATGGCTGGGACGACCGTTTGATTCTGGAAGAGCGGGAAGAGAGTGTGGTCCTGCGGGGCGAGAAGACGCAGAACCTGTCCTGGGAGGAGACGTTCCGCGCCATGGCCGCCGAGCGAGAGGACTGGAGCGACTTCGACACTACCGTTGCCGATGGCTTGGACTGA